One window of Pseudochaenichthys georgianus chromosome 18, fPseGeo1.2, whole genome shotgun sequence genomic DNA carries:
- the LOC117464053 gene encoding uncharacterized protein — MLRREIGHCDDHPDEQRFQELISVMNHTNNREVIMKKMRDTLEYRRRLVHDPERSSTVLSVFPRLLDTKGLILQDFSLLFGSETPSKLLEKWPTSFKAKVIQQAEMLTSTPLLKRLLLSAKNQRADEPSLESPEWDSDMASILLLLHLLSPQPAGRKKTQKISVAQAIDHLVVFHKSCRSLDEHLQSHMDTSQPYLLASGTSKEAVGNFFILIDKKLIPCEATTSLAAIDELFKLHFVLGTSYDPALKSMYTFLQTTVYNIDVDTTSESPKVKELRTKFVSNV; from the exons ATGCTAAGGAGAGAGATAGGCCACTGTGATGATCATCCAGATGAGCAGAGATTTCAAGAACTCATATCTGTGATGAATCATACAAACAACAGAGAAGTCATCATGAAGAAGATGAGAGACACACTGGAATATAGACGGCGCCTTGTCCACGATCCTGAGAGATCCTCCACTGTCCTTTCAGTATTCCCGCGCCTGCTGGACACTAAAGGATTG ATTCTCCAAGACTTCAGTCTCCTCTTTGGGTCAGAAACTCCATCCAAACTACTGGAAAAGTGGCCAACCTCCTTCAAAGCAAAGGTCATCCAACAGGCAGAAATGCTGACTTCCACACCCTTGCTGAAGCGCTTGTTGTTGTCTGCCAAGAACCAAAGGGCTGATGAACCATCACTGGAATCACCAG AGTGGGACAGTGATATGGCATCCATCCTCCTCCTTCTGCACCTCCTGTCACCCCAGCCTGCGGGAAGGAAGAAAACCCAGAAGATCAGTGTAGCTCAGGCCATTGACCATCTGGTCGTATTTCACAAG TCCTGTAGGAGTCTGGATGAGCACCTTCAGAGCCATATGGACACGAGCCAGCCATATCTTCTTGCTTCAGGGACCAGCAAGGAGGCTGTCGGCAACTTCTTCATTCTGATTGACAAGAAGCTCATCCCCTGTGAGGCTACCACTTCCTTAGCAGCAATTGATGAACTTTTTAAGCTTCACTTTGTCTTAGGCACTAGCTATGATCCAGCACTCAAAAGCATGTACACATTTCTGCAAACAACTGTCTATAACATAGACGTGGACACCACCAGTGAGAGCCCCAAGGTCAAGGAACTGAGAACTAAGTTTGTGAGTAATGTATAA